The following DNA comes from Pseudomonadota bacterium.
TCAATTCTGACACGCAGATCGCGGTCGGCTACCCGATTCCGATTCCCGTTGAGTCTCAGCTGCCGGTGGACGGCTTCCGTTCCTTCGCCAGCCTCTTCGCCCGCCACCAAGACCTAGCGCTATCCAGCGCGTACGTGCGTTCGGTGATCGTCGGCCAGACCTTCAACGGCCGCGATATCACCGCCTACGTGATCGGCGACGACGACACCACCATGGCCTTCAGCGATCTCACCGAACCTGCCGTGCTCATGAACGGCACGATCCACGCTCGCGAATGGGCAAGCCCCGAGGTGGTGACTGCCCTGTTCGAGGCGCTCGTCGAGCAGGAGGACGACGGCGCCATCGTGCAGTTCATTCTGGAGAACGTAAACTTCGTGCTGCTGCCGATGCTGAACATCGATGGCTACCTGCAAACGCAGCGTTTCCCCACCCAGTTCACGCCCACGCCGCAGGATGAGCAAACCGGGGGTAGCAATCAGTTCAGCCAGCCGCGCGATGGCCGCATGCGGCGCAAGAACATGCGCGGCGTGGACGAGTCGCTGCAGAGCGACGACGATCGCCTCCTCGGCATCGATCTGAACCGCAACAACGACGCCTTTTTTACAGCCCCCTTCGGCGGCAACTCGACGGACCCGCAGAGCCTGGTCTACCGCGGTGAGTTCGCCGCGTCGGAACCGGAGATCCAAGCGCTGCTGGCCGCTGCTGATCTCACTCCCGTAGACCGCCTGCGCCTCTACATCGACGCCCACAGCTTCAGCCGGGTCTACTTCGTGCCTGCGACCAACAATGCGCGGCGTAACAACATCACCGCCACCCTGGCCGGGCGCATGGGCAATGCCACCACCGTGTTCGGCCAGCCGCGCTACGAACCTGTGATCGGTACGCCCGGGGAGGACATCAGCACTACGGCCACCTTCTTCGCCTTCGAGTACGAAGTACCGTCCTGGACCCTGGAGATCGAACCGCCCTGCGGATTCCCCGGCCTACCTTGTGGCGGCGCTAACTACGCCGGCGGCATCGGCGTGAACGGTGATGGCTTCATCTTGCCCAACACGGAAGTGGCCCGAGCGCGCGAGGAAAACACGCTGGCGCACATCCTAGGCCTATACCACCAAGCCGGGCCCCCCAGCGTCCGGCGAGTGGTGCTGCAGGAGGAGAACTCTGGGGAGATCCTACTCGACGCGGCGTGGACGGCCACCGGCGATGGCGCGACGCGTACCCTAAGCGGCACCAACAGCGAGCTCACTCTGAGCGAGGGCACCGCCTACCGCTTGTGGATCGGCTTCGACAAACCGATGCGCTGGCGCAACGAGAGCGCAGCGGTAGTCGACTATCCGGGGCAGTCCGCAGTGGGCCGCGAGGCGATCGCCACCCTGCGCGGCCTTAACATTAACGGCGATACCTTCAACTTCACCGTACCCTTCGTCCCGAGCGCTTGGCTGGACACGCCGGGGGATGCGCCCACGGGCTACACCCGCTACAAGGACGACGCGATCGCTGCTAGCTTCACCCTGCCCGCCAGCTTGCTGATCAGTACCGACCCGACCGACCTCGTGTTGAGTCTCAACGTGCGTGATTTCGCCGAGCAGCTACTCGACGCCGATCCGTCTTCCATCGCAGACTTTGCCGGCGGGGTCTGGACGGGCTACGAGAGCCTCGGTGGCTTCGATGGCGATGTGGGCGGCGCCGATGAAACCCTGAGCTTCAAGGCGGTGGGCTCGGCGACAGAGCCGTCGCCGCCCGCTAACGGCGGGGGCGGCGCGCAGGGCGGCTTGACCCTACTCGCCCTGTGCTGCTGCTTGCTGCTCGGTGCGCGACGACGCCCTAAGCATTAGGCCCTTACCGCTTGGGGCGTTGCTGGGAGTGTTCGCTTACCGGCGCTCGCGGGCGAAGTTGACAGCTCCCATACCAACGCCGCTTCCTTCGAACTACGCTTACCAATCGGTAACGCCATGTAGAGAATACTATGAGCTTACGGCACCGTGCGGTCAGCCTTGGCGCGGCCTTACTCTGCCTGTGCAGCGCGCTACCGGGTAATGCAGACGGTGCTGATAGCCCGGATCCAAGCAGTGTTGAGCAGGATAAGACCCTGAGCTGGGATGAGTTGCGCCAGCTAATCCCGGACATTGAGGAGATGGAAATCCGCGTGCCGCAGGGTGACCAAGCGGCGCAGAAGCGGGAAGTGCGCTTCTGCGAGAAGCGCCCCGAGCTAGGCACACGCCTAGCGATCGAACGTTGCTACACGCTCGACCAATTGATTCGCAAGTACTGCCGACGCACCAATCGCGGTGGCATCTCCTACTGGTGCTTCGAGCTGGCGGATAAGCGCTAGGGCGGCCTGATCATCCCGCGACGGGGCCAGATGCGCTAGTTGAAAACCGATCGCATTTGCGGG
Coding sequences within:
- a CDS encoding M14 family zinc carboxypeptidase, whose protein sequence is MAWRMSSAARLVSAVLIGVLGTTGASAQVLEFTESINSDTQIAVGYPIPIPVESQLPVDGFRSFASLFARHQDLALSSAYVRSVIVGQTFNGRDITAYVIGDDDTTMAFSDLTEPAVLMNGTIHAREWASPEVVTALFEALVEQEDDGAIVQFILENVNFVLLPMLNIDGYLQTQRFPTQFTPTPQDEQTGGSNQFSQPRDGRMRRKNMRGVDESLQSDDDRLLGIDLNRNNDAFFTAPFGGNSTDPQSLVYRGEFAASEPEIQALLAAADLTPVDRLRLYIDAHSFSRVYFVPATNNARRNNITATLAGRMGNATTVFGQPRYEPVIGTPGEDISTTATFFAFEYEVPSWTLEIEPPCGFPGLPCGGANYAGGIGVNGDGFILPNTEVARAREENTLAHILGLYHQAGPPSVRRVVLQEENSGEILLDAAWTATGDGATRTLSGTNSELTLSEGTAYRLWIGFDKPMRWRNESAAVVDYPGQSAVGREAIATLRGLNINGDTFNFTVPFVPSAWLDTPGDAPTGYTRYKDDAIAASFTLPASLLISTDPTDLVLSLNVRDFAEQLLDADPSSIADFAGGVWTGYESLGGFDGDVGGADETLSFKAVGSATEPSPPANGGGGAQGGLTLLALCCCLLLGARRRPKH